A region of the Thalassoroseus pseudoceratinae genome:
CCAACTCATCAGCTTGGCGTAGCGTTGGTAAGTTTCGGACTCTTCGGGCTTCATTTTGCCTTCGAGAACCCGCATCACTTCACTCGGTGAAGTGTCGATCTTGCCTTCGAAGACTTCACCCGTGAAGCCGTCGATGGTGATCCAGTCACCTTCTTTGAGAACTTTGTCGCCAGCGGAAACGGTTTTGTCGGCGTAGTTGATGCTGAGTTCATCGGCACCCACGACGCAGGCTTTCCCCATCTGACGAGACACCAAAGCGGCGTGCGAGGATGCACCACCTTGAGCGGTGAGAATCCCTTTGGAAACCCGCATCCCACGCAAGTCTTCCGGGCTGGTTTCTTTGCGAACCAACATCAGGGCAACGTCGTTGTCTTCGTTGAACATGGCTTCCGCTTTCTCGGCGGAGAGCACGATTTGCCCCGTTGCAGCCCCAGGACCGGCGTTGATGCCGGTCGTCATGTGACGGCCTTCGTCCTGAGCGGCTTTCTTGACGGCTGGATCGAAGATCGGTTGCAAGAGTTGGTTGAGGTCGTCCGCGGGAATACGTCGTTTGTTACCGACGGCTTCTTTTTCGTCGATCAGACCTTCTTCAACCAAGTCGACGGCGATCCGCACAGCGGCGAAACCGGTTCGTTTAGCATTCCGTGTTTGCAGAAGCCAAACTTTGCCCCGTTGAACCGTGAACTCGATGTCTTGCACATCTTTGTAGTGCTTTTCGAGTTTCTTCGCGATGTCATCGAGTTGCTTGTAGGCTTCGGGCATGTCGTCTTCGAGTTGCGTTTCGATTCGCTTCGGTACGCGAATCCCCGCCACCACGTCTTCGCCTTGGGCATTGATGAGGTAGTCGCCGCAGAAGCCGGGATCACCCATTGAGCAGTCACGAGTGAGGCCCACACCGGTGGCACAATCGTCACCGAGGTTACCGAACGCCATCGCTTGCACGTTGGTCGCGGTACCCCATTCGTGCGGGATGTTGTACTGACGACGATAAACGACAGCACGGTCGTTCGACCAACTGCCGAAGACGGCACCGATTGCTCCCCAGAGTTGTTCCATGGGATCGGTGGGGAATTCTTTGCCGAGCGTATCTTTGACGACTTTTTTGTAGTCGTCGACGATGGCTTTGAGTTGATCGACGGTCAATTCGTGATCGTAGTGCACGCCCGCTTTTTCGCGGTGTTCTTCGAGGATCAACTCGAAGCGGTCTTCACCGTCGGACGTCAACGGGAGTTGCATCACGACGTCGCCGTACATTTGGATGAAGCGACGGTAGCTGTCCCAAGCGAAACGCTCGTCGTTGGCTTGCTTCGCGAGAGCGTTGACGGTGTCTTCGTTCAGACCGATGTTGAGGACGGTGTCCATCATCCCCGGCATGGATTCGCGTGCCCCAGATCGGCAGGAAACGAGCAGCGGGTTCTCGGTGCAGCCGTACTTAGCGCCCATCGCCTTTTCGACTTTTTTCAGGGCGTCTTCGACTTGGTCTTTCAAGCCGGGGGGGTATTGGTTGTTGGTGTCGTTGTAGTAGACACAGACATCGGTCGTGATGGTGAACCCGGCGGGAACGGGAATGCCAATGTTCGTCATCTCGGCAAGGTTCGCCCCTTTGCCACCGAGCGTTTCCTTCATCGTCGCATTGCCGTCGGCTTTTCCATTGCCAAAGTAGTAGACGTGCTTCTCAGCCATTCCAAAAGTCCTTGTCGCGTTAAGTTTCTCGCGAATTCCGAGTACCGGGTTGGTATTCAATTGCCAATAGATGCCGTCCTGACGAATCTGGGGTGACGTGCGCAAAATGCACGCTCAGCGCAGTCTTCGCCTTCACGCGACGTGGAAGCTAACAGCGCACTTCCGGACCGTCAAGCGACCGGGCCAATCCTCGTGGAATCGTTAAACTGGGGTGAGTTTGCCGATCACGGCACGGGCAGGCTGGCGGGATGTTGTCGATCCTGGTATTCCTGCGACAGCAATTGACGAACCAGCGATGTGGAGAAATCAAGATGTTCGGACTGTTTCGCCCCAAATGCCCTGTGGATGCCCGTGAGCAAGCCTGGATCGAACTGCGGATGGCGTGGTTGGGCGAACAGCTCGGTTGGGACACCCTGCGAGACGCAAAAACTGTGTTGCCAACCGGCGATTTCTTTCCGCTTCCTTACGATGGTTCGGAGTCGGCTGCTCAAACGATTTACAGCCGCGTTTGTGAGTACGCGAGACAAGACGCGAAGGAACTGCCGGTCACGTTCTTCGATGACCAGGCCGATCCATCGGAACGTTTGGTCTTTGGGCCGGACTTTCTGACGACTACACACGGACTGCTGGCGTGCGATCCGGGGTCTTCATCGCATTCGGCGCGGCTGTACATCGGTCAGAGTGTCATGGGCAACTTGGAGGCACTCATCGCCTTCTTCGCACGGGGGATCGCCGGATACCGTTTGGTTCGTGACCGCCGCATCTCGCAGATGTCGGAAGACTTTCACCAGATTGTCGAGCTGATGCCGATCTGGTTCGGCTTGGGGATTTTCACAG
Encoded here:
- the ppdK gene encoding pyruvate, phosphate dikinase; translated protein: MAEKHVYYFGNGKADGNATMKETLGGKGANLAEMTNIGIPVPAGFTITTDVCVYYNDTNNQYPPGLKDQVEDALKKVEKAMGAKYGCTENPLLVSCRSGARESMPGMMDTVLNIGLNEDTVNALAKQANDERFAWDSYRRFIQMYGDVVMQLPLTSDGEDRFELILEEHREKAGVHYDHELTVDQLKAIVDDYKKVVKDTLGKEFPTDPMEQLWGAIGAVFGSWSNDRAVVYRRQYNIPHEWGTATNVQAMAFGNLGDDCATGVGLTRDCSMGDPGFCGDYLINAQGEDVVAGIRVPKRIETQLEDDMPEAYKQLDDIAKKLEKHYKDVQDIEFTVQRGKVWLLQTRNAKRTGFAAVRIAVDLVEEGLIDEKEAVGNKRRIPADDLNQLLQPIFDPAVKKAAQDEGRHMTTGINAGPGAATGQIVLSAEKAEAMFNEDNDVALMLVRKETSPEDLRGMRVSKGILTAQGGASSHAALVSRQMGKACVVGADELSINYADKTVSAGDKVLKEGDWITIDGFTGEVFEGKIDTSPSEVMRVLEGKMKPEESETYQRYAKLMSWADEHRKLKVRANCEPGDVAEEAVAFGCEGVGLCRTEHMFFDKVEAMRKMILAEDLETRKKAVDEILPHQREDFESLFRTMAGRPVTIRLLDPPLHEFLSDRHLEEEPGLDKKLAEMTGKSVEDIHRRVAELEELNPMLGHRGCRLGVVYPEITAMQARAIFEAACNVKADGIDVHPEVMIPLVGFLSEYRNQEKIVREQADAVFEEKNTNIEYMVGTMIEIPRAALCADEIAQGAEFFSFGTNDLTQTTLGMSRDDYGTFIPYYKENDIVPADPFQTVDQDGVGKLMKIGVEGGRSTRGDLKIGICGEHGGDPASVMFCHTIGLDYVSCSPRRIPIARLAAAQIALTSK